One genomic region from Lentisphaera araneosa HTCC2155 encodes:
- a CDS encoding DUF1552 domain-containing protein has product MSYQLSRRSLLKGAGVAMPLPYLNLMAKSQGSAAQKKRFVALFKPNGVHPPTWAINDGKENDYEMSALMRPLQHHKKDILIMDNIGNKHQASHHGWNFLCGNNRPKGASVDQVIADKIGQDTSVRSLELTTEGIFTNQPDCSYISYDSKGRFIPRESDPQLVFDKLFRSPMSSASKRKEMSSILDGVRDNTAHLKRRVGKEDAQTLDEYYTIVRETEKKLALAAKGKQSSIDTSKFKRPGASSNLDQQVTAMLDIMALALWTDTTRVSTYMLGNDNSRLVFDFLGVDEQHHWLSHFFRNFSIGNITKLNKINYWHMQKYAYFMDKLKSFKDGNDTLLDNTLVFYGSSMGHSDTHAGSRIPAVFGGGKNIVKTGRYVNHAQAQDPRGLHMALLKQYGIEADNFQGYKHTMSGLTDSQYEHYKTKQYVKFIKEENGLIKLQGNLRQSPNIDTPRLHLMKVDNAKSVKIEVAFKNFNSVNLAYYCTRDVYIEAKGKNENGHWMITEITKIEELK; this is encoded by the coding sequence CTTCAAACCCAATGGTGTTCACCCGCCCACTTGGGCCATTAATGATGGCAAAGAAAATGATTATGAAATGTCCGCACTCATGCGTCCGCTTCAGCATCATAAAAAAGATATTCTCATCATGGACAATATTGGTAATAAACACCAGGCTAGTCATCATGGCTGGAACTTTCTTTGTGGCAACAATCGCCCGAAAGGAGCCTCTGTGGATCAAGTCATCGCCGATAAAATTGGTCAAGATACAAGCGTCCGTTCACTAGAATTAACGACTGAAGGGATTTTTACTAATCAGCCCGACTGTAGCTACATCTCATACGATAGCAAAGGCCGTTTTATCCCACGTGAAAGCGATCCCCAACTCGTCTTTGATAAACTCTTCCGCAGCCCCATGAGCAGTGCCTCTAAACGCAAAGAAATGAGCAGTATTCTCGACGGAGTTAGGGATAATACCGCTCACCTCAAACGTCGCGTGGGAAAAGAAGATGCGCAAACATTAGATGAGTATTACACCATCGTTAGAGAAACAGAGAAAAAGCTTGCGCTTGCCGCAAAAGGGAAGCAAAGCTCCATCGACACTTCAAAATTCAAACGCCCAGGTGCAAGTTCAAACCTAGATCAGCAAGTCACCGCCATGCTCGACATTATGGCGCTCGCTTTGTGGACTGACACAACTCGCGTCAGCACTTATATGCTTGGCAATGATAACAGCCGACTCGTTTTTGATTTCCTCGGAGTGGATGAACAGCATCATTGGCTATCGCATTTCTTCCGAAACTTTAGCATTGGCAACATTACCAAACTCAATAAAATCAATTACTGGCACATGCAAAAATACGCCTATTTCATGGATAAACTCAAATCCTTTAAAGATGGCAATGACACCTTACTAGACAATACTCTTGTATTCTACGGTAGCAGTATGGGACACAGCGACACTCATGCAGGCAGTCGCATTCCAGCCGTTTTTGGTGGCGGTAAAAATATCGTCAAAACAGGACGCTACGTTAATCATGCCCAAGCTCAAGATCCCCGCGGCCTGCACATGGCTTTACTGAAGCAATACGGCATTGAAGCTGATAACTTCCAAGGCTACAAGCACACCATGTCAGGACTCACCGACTCTCAGTACGAGCATTACAAAACCAAGCAGTACGTTAAATTCATCAAAGAAGAAAATGGTCTCATTAAACTCCAGGGCAACTTACGTCAAAGCCCCAATATTGATACGCCACGTCTTCACCTGATGAAAGTTGATAATGCCAAGTCAGTTAAGATCGAAGTCGCTTTCAAAAACTTCAACTCAGTTAACCTCGCCTACTACTGTACACGCGACGTCTATATCGAAGCCAAAGGTAAAAATGAGAATGGTCACTGGATGATTACTGAAATCACAAAAATAGAGGAACTAAAATGA
- a CDS encoding type II secretion system protein: MKKFTLIELLVVIAIIGILASLLLPVLGKARRTSQVMVSLNNMKQINIADYVSR; encoded by the coding sequence ATGAAAAAGTTTACACTTATCGAACTCTTAGTTGTCATCGCGATCATCGGGATTCTTGCCTCGCTTCTCTTGCCGGTATTGGGCAAAGCTCGCCGTACATCTCAGGTCATGGTAAGCCTCAATAATATGAAGCAAATTAATATAGCCGACTATGTATCTAGATGA
- a CDS encoding prepilin-type N-terminal cleavage/methylation domain-containing protein, protein MKRFTLIELLVVVAIIGILTSLLLPVLGKTRKQATAASCKSKIKQNFTMIQFMVDDHDGYFNNRRISQHYPDSAKVWSERILSDYWSGGSKKNVVCPLQEEAAMRRANDNRVAYGAPNTTQLSDAANPEEIHLLNGNSKTGVSGVWKNGQKTTERWLLVDSYHGPWKAPTPTISNLNESKIHLLHLNKANVAFVDGHVEAYSSTQVLYGLGFNKVLSENLAIIEK, encoded by the coding sequence ATGAAACGTTTTACCCTTATTGAATTACTCGTTGTTGTTGCGATCATCGGTATCTTAACTTCCCTCTTGCTTCCAGTCCTCGGGAAGACTAGGAAACAAGCAACTGCAGCATCATGTAAAAGCAAGATAAAACAAAATTTCACGATGATTCAATTCATGGTGGATGACCATGATGGCTACTTTAACAACCGTCGCATTTCGCAACATTACCCCGATTCAGCCAAAGTCTGGAGCGAGCGAATTTTAAGTGATTATTGGTCTGGTGGAAGTAAAAAAAATGTTGTATGCCCTCTACAAGAAGAAGCCGCAATGCGGAGAGCAAATGATAACCGTGTCGCTTATGGCGCTCCCAATACGACTCAATTAAGTGATGCAGCTAATCCAGAAGAAATCCATCTACTGAACGGAAACTCCAAAACAGGTGTTTCGGGAGTATGGAAAAATGGTCAAAAAACTACCGAGCGCTGGTTGCTAGTTGATTCTTATCATGGTCCCTGGAAAGCCCCCACTCCAACAATCTCAAACTTAAACGAGAGCAAAATTCACTTACTTCATCTTAACAAAGCCAATGTAGCTTTTGTTGATGGACATGTTGAAGCCTATAGTAGCACACAAGTCCTCTACGGCTTAGGATTCAATAAAGTCCTTAGTGAAAACTTGGCCATCATCGAAAAATAA